One window of the Bacteroidia bacterium genome contains the following:
- a CDS encoding T9SS type A sorting domain-containing protein — MKKQLQLLTLAALGLTLSAGAQTAKMKMLDKASRTGNTKKVTTVKRVYTGNEQVVGHGTPTATNKSAAFLPETTIANTTYDLQSNSSVANRFLRDENGKMVYVFTYSQELSPYSDRGTGYVSNLDGTWSGQPDGKIETSRTGWPNVTWNANGAETVLSHNTVAEELELCSRPTIGYGSWTESTTTLPSPIATGNWWPRMVSGGADNNSLHALSITYPVASGGTLHNGLDGALLYSRSTDGGATWDKVNVQIPGMDTTKFKGFGGDSYAMDAKGNTIVIVTGDLMDDVVLWKSTDNGDTWTSQVIYDMMLPEPYDFGPAISDTNADGIADTLIGTGGSLAVLLDNNDKVHLFFDIQRIFDDTVSDQGYFTSFPYANPGLAYWTENYPDSLRIIGDILDLNGSGAIEFFADADGNGADEFGRYGNTGLVSQPSISVDGNNTVIVSYSAFIERGFNDYLKAYRHTYLKKSTDGGLTWSDPTDIYNDTLSECVFGILAHNSDSEAHLVYMRDGAPGHGVPPTNGGDPDPDNGYGDFIYVALRVSEIGLPIGIDEKTSNFNQFVVYPNPSNGLVNLQLSNKVSGKLNVEVLNVLGQTVFTYSSENPSTSHYTQMDMSNLSAGFYVVKAEMNGEQISKKLQIK; from the coding sequence ATGAAAAAACAATTACAACTTTTAACTCTTGCAGCATTAGGCCTTACCTTAAGTGCCGGAGCGCAAACAGCAAAAATGAAAATGCTGGACAAAGCCAGCAGAACCGGTAATACCAAAAAGGTAACAACCGTTAAGCGAGTATATACCGGAAATGAGCAAGTTGTTGGCCATGGAACACCAACTGCAACCAACAAAAGTGCAGCATTTTTGCCTGAAACTACCATTGCTAATACCACCTACGATTTACAATCCAATTCATCGGTGGCTAATCGTTTTTTAAGAGATGAAAATGGGAAGATGGTATATGTTTTCACCTATTCACAAGAACTTTCTCCTTACAGCGACAGAGGAACAGGTTATGTAAGCAATTTGGATGGAACCTGGTCAGGACAACCGGACGGGAAAATTGAAACCAGCAGAACCGGATGGCCTAATGTTACCTGGAATGCAAATGGAGCTGAGACCGTTTTATCGCACAATACTGTGGCCGAAGAATTGGAACTTTGCAGCCGCCCTACCATTGGTTACGGCAGTTGGACAGAAAGTACCACCACTTTGCCAAGCCCAATAGCAACCGGTAACTGGTGGCCTAGAATGGTTTCGGGTGGTGCTGACAATAATTCATTGCATGCCTTATCTATTACTTACCCGGTTGCATCGGGAGGTACCTTACACAATGGATTAGATGGAGCATTACTTTATAGCCGTTCAACCGATGGCGGTGCAACCTGGGATAAAGTGAACGTTCAAATTCCAGGAATGGATACCACTAAATTTAAAGGTTTTGGAGGTGATTCCTATGCAATGGATGCTAAAGGAAATACCATCGTTATTGTTACCGGAGACTTGATGGATGATGTGGTTTTATGGAAATCTACCGACAATGGTGACACCTGGACTTCACAAGTTATTTACGACATGATGCTTCCTGAACCTTATGATTTTGGTCCGGCTATTTCAGATACTAACGCAGATGGTATTGCTGATACCTTAATTGGAACAGGAGGTTCTTTAGCTGTTTTGCTTGATAACAATGATAAAGTTCATTTGTTTTTTGATATTCAACGAATTTTTGATGATACCGTATCCGATCAGGGATATTTTACCAGTTTCCCTTATGCTAATCCAGGTTTGGCTTATTGGACTGAAAACTATCCAGATTCTTTAAGAATTATTGGTGACATTTTGGACCTAAATGGAAGTGGTGCTATTGAATTCTTTGCTGACGCTGATGGTAATGGAGCAGATGAATTTGGACGTTATGGAAATACAGGTTTGGTTAGTCAGCCTTCTATTTCGGTTGATGGAAATAATACCGTTATTGTTTCTTACTCTGCCTTCATTGAGAGAGGATTTAATGACTATTTAAAAGCTTACCGTCATACCTACCTTAAAAAATCAACCGATGGTGGCTTAACATGGTCTGATCCAACTGATATTTACAACGATACTTTATCGGAGTGTGTTTTTGGTATTTTGGCTCATAATTCAGATTCTGAAGCTCATTTGGTTTACATGAGAGACGGTGCTCCCGGTCATGGAGTTCCTCCAACCAATGGTGGAGATCCAGATCCTGATAATGGTTATGGAGATTTTATTTATGTTGCTTTACGTGTTTCAGAAATTGGACTTCCAATCGGAATTGATGAAAAAACCAGTAACTTTAATCAGTTTGTAGTTTACCCTAACCCAAGCAATGGATTAGTAAATTTACAATTGTCAAATAAAGTTTCAGGAAAACTTAATGTTGAAGTACTTAATGTTTTAGGTCAAACTGTTTTCACCTATTCTAGTGAAAACCCTTCAACCTCCCATTATACTCAAATGGATATGAGCAATCTTTCAGCCGGTTTTTACGTGGTAAAAGCTGAAATGAACGGAGAACAAATTTCCAAAAAGCTTCAAATAAAATAG
- a CDS encoding FAD-dependent oxidoreductase, with protein MAYDFYQSRIVDIQDEAPNVKRFFIEVGEASTFDFKPGQFVMLDLPLSSKINTRSYSIASAPDGSNVIELVIVLKEGGLGTNYLFSEKDIRIGSPIKVSKALGKFTIPESIDSHLCFICTGTGIAPFRSQLNYMLSRNLHNPNFQVHLIFGCRWESDILYRKEMEAFEAQCPCFYYHPVLSRQRDWQGRKGYVHGVYQELFHHKEPAHFYLCGWKEMIMQAKHNLMEMGYDKSVIKFELYD; from the coding sequence ATGGCGTATGATTTTTACCAATCAAGAATTGTAGATATTCAGGACGAGGCACCGAATGTGAAACGGTTTTTTATTGAAGTGGGAGAGGCTTCCACCTTTGATTTTAAGCCGGGACAATTTGTGATGCTGGATTTGCCATTGAGTTCAAAAATAAATACCCGCAGTTATTCTATAGCATCGGCGCCCGATGGCAGCAATGTAATTGAGTTGGTAATAGTTTTGAAAGAAGGAGGTTTAGGTACCAATTATTTATTTTCTGAAAAGGATATTCGGATAGGCAGTCCAATTAAAGTTTCAAAAGCTTTGGGTAAGTTTACTATTCCGGAGTCAATTGATTCTCATCTCTGTTTTATTTGTACTGGAACGGGTATAGCTCCATTTAGGTCCCAGCTTAATTATATGTTGAGTAGGAATTTACATAATCCCAATTTTCAGGTTCATTTAATTTTCGGTTGTCGCTGGGAAAGTGATATTCTTTATCGAAAGGAAATGGAAGCGTTTGAAGCCCAATGTCCGTGTTTTTATTACCACCCGGTATTATCGAGGCAAAGAGATTGGCAAGGGAGAAAAGGGTATGTTCATGGGGTTTATCAAGAATTGTTTCATCATAAAGAACCTGCTCATTTTTACCTCTGTGGGTGGAAGGAAATGATTATGCAAGCCAAGCATAATTTAATGGAAATGGGTTATGATAAATCGGTCATTAAATTTGAATTATACGATTAG
- a CDS encoding cupin domain-containing protein gives MLTAKDYIQQLELTAHVEGGYYKESFRSDLLLPSDALPERFTGDRVASTHIYFLLEFGQCSKLHRIASEEHWHFYAGNSLEIIELNTQNQLIIHKLGNRIEKGEKFHVVIQAGSWFGSRCTVPNGFSLVGCTVAPGFDFNDFEMGDRSELLVQFPDFQEFIMELT, from the coding sequence ATGTTAACAGCAAAAGATTATATCCAACAACTCGAATTAACTGCCCATGTGGAAGGTGGTTATTATAAGGAAAGCTTTAGAAGCGATTTGCTTCTTCCGTCAGATGCATTGCCTGAACGATTTACTGGTGATCGGGTGGCCAGTACACATATTTATTTTTTATTGGAATTTGGACAATGCTCTAAACTTCACCGAATTGCTTCTGAAGAACATTGGCATTTCTATGCAGGTAACAGCTTGGAAATTATCGAATTAAATACCCAAAATCAACTGATTATTCACAAACTGGGTAACCGAATCGAAAAAGGTGAAAAATTTCATGTGGTTATTCAAGCCGGAAGTTGGTTTGGCTCTCGCTGCACTGTACCCAATGGATTTAGCCTGGTTGGTTGTACAGTTGCTCCCGGTTTCGATTTCAACGATTTCGAAATGGGCGATAGGTCCGAACTTCTGGTTCAATTTCCTGATTTTCAGGAGTTCATTATGGAATTAACGTAA
- the bioA gene encoding adenosylmethionine--8-amino-7-oxononanoate transaminase, whose translation MGFLEKDKAMVWHPYTAVTDSESPLLIEKANGVFLFDSSGRAILDAVGSWWVNLHGHSHPYIAQKIFEQAQKLEHVMFAGFTHQPAIQLAERLLGLFRGHFSKIFYSDNGSTAIEVALKMSFQYWYNLGKVKKKVLALEGSYHGDTFGAMSVGERSIFTQAFQPFLFEVEYLPIHESSIQKAQALFASGEYSCFIFEPLIQGASGMKMHSATWLDSILEIAQKNEVICIADEVFTGFGRTGSNFAIDYLKNQPEIICLSKGLTGGALPLGVTLCIERIHQAFKEQKNLSKDLEGLNIRTFFHGHSFTANPLACVSALASLDLFLEDSCQAAIQMIEESHLNFQNNTPLSDYPSIQNIRRMGVVLAIDYKAQGEPGYLSELRNELYNYFLEKSILMRPLGNTVYVVPPYCITQDQLQLIYRAILDFKPKIVG comes from the coding sequence ATGGGTTTTTTGGAGAAGGATAAGGCTATGGTTTGGCATCCGTATACGGCAGTAACGGATTCAGAATCTCCATTACTTATTGAAAAAGCCAATGGTGTATTTCTTTTTGATTCATCAGGAAGGGCTATTTTAGACGCAGTGGGTTCTTGGTGGGTTAATTTGCACGGACATTCCCATCCATATATTGCCCAAAAAATATTTGAACAAGCCCAAAAGCTCGAACATGTGATGTTTGCAGGCTTTACTCATCAACCTGCCATTCAGTTGGCTGAAAGATTACTTGGATTATTTCGCGGTCATTTTTCCAAGATTTTTTATTCTGATAATGGAAGCACAGCCATTGAGGTTGCCTTGAAAATGAGCTTTCAATATTGGTACAATTTGGGAAAGGTAAAGAAAAAGGTATTGGCTTTGGAAGGTTCTTACCATGGAGATACTTTTGGTGCCATGAGTGTTGGAGAGCGTTCCATATTCACACAGGCTTTTCAACCTTTTTTGTTTGAAGTGGAATATTTACCAATCCACGAATCATCTATCCAAAAAGCCCAAGCATTATTTGCCAGCGGAGAATACAGTTGCTTCATATTTGAACCCTTGATTCAAGGAGCTTCCGGAATGAAGATGCATTCAGCAACCTGGTTGGATTCCATTCTTGAAATTGCGCAAAAAAATGAGGTTATATGCATTGCCGATGAAGTGTTTACCGGTTTTGGACGCACCGGATCCAATTTCGCCATCGATTACCTTAAAAATCAACCGGAAATAATTTGTTTGTCGAAAGGATTAACCGGCGGAGCATTGCCCCTTGGTGTTACTTTATGTATTGAACGTATTCATCAAGCTTTCAAAGAGCAAAAGAACTTATCGAAGGATTTGGAGGGGCTTAATATTAGAACCTTTTTTCATGGGCATTCATTTACGGCAAATCCTTTGGCCTGTGTATCCGCCTTAGCAAGTTTGGATTTATTCCTGGAAGACTCCTGCCAAGCGGCTATTCAAATGATAGAAGAAAGTCATTTGAACTTTCAGAACAATACTCCACTTAGCGATTATCCTTCCATTCAAAACATTCGAAGGATGGGAGTAGTGTTGGCTATTGATTATAAGGCCCAAGGTGAGCCCGGTTATTTAAGCGAATTACGCAATGAATTGTATAATTACTTTCTGGAAAAGTCCATTCTGATGCGGCCTCTTGGCAATACGGTGTATGTAGTACCTCCTTATTGTATAACCCAGGATCAACTTCAATTAATATATCGGGCCATATTGGATTTCAAGCCAAAAATTGTTGGTTAA
- a CDS encoding glycosyltransferase: MAVQIKSFGWNFKFTLHTALDKKIHILYLCSWFPNKYIPFLGNFVENHAFSIANTCTVSCLYVRANLELSEQVYQVDYRRKEGVDEWVVYYRNSNNILVKTWRYIQSHYLGRKLAIARNGKVDILHLHVIKPAGFIAYLWNMAQRIPFMVTEHSTAYLEMNREKMGFTERYLVKKVLEQAQLVTVVSAHLGENLKAFGKIKKMEVLNNVVDSQHFFPDDKKDDSFFTFIHISTLVEEHKNAGGIIRAFSKLTKEVNHTRLWIISDGDFSYCKHLAQTLELSEKISFMGPLESMEVAEKLRQSHCLVLFSNYENMPVVISEAWMCGIPVISSDVGGIREHVKPINGLLIKPGDEEGLLQAMKRMIEDKNKYDSAQISEGAKKEFSSLAVGIKLKKYYLDILG, encoded by the coding sequence ATGGCAGTGCAAATTAAAAGCTTTGGATGGAATTTTAAATTTACTTTGCACACTGCCTTGGATAAAAAAATCCACATACTGTATTTATGCTCTTGGTTTCCGAACAAGTATATCCCTTTTCTTGGAAATTTTGTAGAGAACCATGCCTTTAGTATAGCGAATACTTGTACTGTAAGCTGTTTGTATGTAAGGGCCAATTTGGAACTTAGTGAACAGGTTTACCAGGTAGACTACAGGCGAAAAGAAGGAGTGGATGAATGGGTGGTTTATTACCGGAATAGCAATAACATATTGGTAAAAACCTGGAGGTATATTCAATCCCATTATTTGGGAAGAAAGCTAGCCATTGCCAGAAATGGAAAAGTCGATATCCTTCATTTACACGTAATCAAGCCGGCAGGTTTTATTGCTTATTTATGGAACATGGCTCAAAGAATTCCTTTCATGGTCACCGAACATTCCACGGCTTATTTAGAAATGAATCGGGAAAAGATGGGATTTACGGAAAGGTATTTAGTAAAAAAGGTTTTAGAACAGGCCCAATTAGTGACGGTTGTTTCGGCGCATTTGGGTGAAAATTTGAAAGCATTCGGGAAAATAAAAAAGATGGAAGTTTTGAACAATGTGGTAGATAGCCAACACTTTTTTCCGGATGATAAGAAGGATGATAGCTTCTTTACGTTTATCCATATTTCAACTTTGGTAGAAGAACATAAAAATGCCGGAGGGATTATTCGTGCCTTTTCCAAGCTAACTAAGGAAGTCAACCATACCAGGTTATGGATTATTTCAGATGGGGATTTTTCCTATTGCAAACACTTAGCCCAAACCTTGGAATTAAGCGAAAAGATCAGCTTTATGGGTCCGTTGGAGTCGATGGAAGTAGCCGAAAAACTAAGGCAAAGCCATTGTTTAGTTTTATTTAGTAATTATGAAAACATGCCGGTGGTAATCAGTGAAGCCTGGATGTGCGGAATACCGGTGATAAGCAGCGATGTTGGAGGAATTAGGGAACATGTTAAACCAATCAACGGATTGTTGATTAAGCCTGGAGATGAAGAAGGCTTGTTGCAGGCCATGAAGCGAATGATAGAGGATAAAAACAAGTACGATTCAGCTCAAATTTCGGAAGGAGCCAAGAAAGAATTTTCGAGCTTAGCAGTTGGAATAAAATTGAAAAAATACTATTTGGATATTTTGGGTTAA
- a CDS encoding glycosyltransferase family 2 protein, producing the protein MFVSGFTFIRNAVKFDYPIREAILSLLPLVDELIVLVGNSDDGTRSIIEEINSPKLKIHDSVWDDSIREGGRVLAVETQKAKNLVNPKADWLICIQADECFHQEDYPAINKAMQDNLGNSKVDGLLFSYTHFYGDYSLVASGRKWYKNEIRIIRNNPDIIPYKDSQGFRFKNGQKLKVKRANARVHHYSWVKSPDKQQDKQKYFHTLWHNDEWVKKHVGNQSEFDYSKIDVLEIFQGTHPDVYKKRVEEYTVPSGLKPGVHIKQWHKKVLYYIEKVLGKKIGENKNYILLK; encoded by the coding sequence ATGTTTGTATCCGGTTTTACTTTCATTCGCAACGCCGTAAAGTTCGATTACCCTATTCGGGAAGCTATACTTTCGCTGCTGCCATTGGTTGATGAATTAATAGTTTTGGTCGGAAACTCAGATGATGGCACTCGTTCAATTATTGAAGAAATAAATTCGCCGAAACTAAAAATCCATGATTCGGTGTGGGATGATAGTATTCGGGAAGGCGGTCGAGTATTGGCCGTTGAAACCCAAAAAGCGAAAAATTTGGTTAATCCTAAAGCTGATTGGCTCATTTGCATCCAAGCAGATGAATGCTTTCATCAGGAAGATTATCCTGCCATTAATAAGGCCATGCAGGATAATTTAGGTAATTCCAAAGTGGATGGTTTGCTGTTTTCGTATACTCATTTTTATGGCGATTATTCCCTGGTGGCAAGTGGCCGTAAGTGGTATAAAAATGAAATTCGGATTATCCGAAACAACCCGGATATTATTCCATACAAAGATTCTCAAGGTTTTAGATTTAAAAATGGACAAAAGCTGAAAGTGAAAAGGGCAAATGCTCGTGTTCACCATTATAGCTGGGTTAAGTCACCCGACAAACAGCAAGACAAACAAAAGTACTTTCATACACTTTGGCATAATGATGAATGGGTGAAAAAACATGTAGGCAATCAATCAGAATTCGATTATTCTAAAATTGATGTGTTGGAAATCTTTCAAGGAACTCATCCGGATGTTTATAAAAAAAGGGTAGAGGAATATACGGTTCCTTCGGGTTTAAAACCTGGGGTACACATTAAACAATGGCATAAGAAAGTACTTTACTACATCGAAAAAGTATTAGGCAAAAAAATTGGGGAGAATAAGAATTATATTTTGCTTAAATAG
- a CDS encoding acyl-CoA carboxylase subunit beta, which produces MSVLKTKLNTNSPSYKSNYEAMKQKVAELAEWMRKSQFQGEEKYIQRTKAKGKLLARERIELVLDPDSPFMELMPLAGWGTDDFCLGGTLVAGLGYVSGRLCMVTANIGTIKGGAIDYTTLQKSMRLAEISLENKLPTINMVESAGANLPDQAKIFNYGGSSFREITRRSAQNIPTISVVFGNSTAGGAYIPGMSDYTIFVKQQAKVFLAGPPLVKMATNEITDDESLGGAEMHSRVSGVSDYLAQDEADAIRIARDIMANLGEAPVNLQTYSEPIYDSEEILGVVSADPRTPFNIKELIMRFVDGSEFHEFKPEYGNTLVCGFANVGGYKIGIIGNNGVLFSESANKGAQFIQLCNQNDTPLLFLQNITGFMVGKKYEEEGIIKHGAKMINAVSNSKVPAITIIVGSSYGAGNYAMCGRAYKPRFLFTYPNSKIAVMGPDQLSGVMEIIAREAAAKGGYTYDEEQGKQMKQYMVAEAEKQNNAYFASGQIWDEGIIDPRQTRNYLKFCLSIIYSEQPLGSKEFGVFRM; this is translated from the coding sequence ATGTCTGTTCTTAAAACCAAGCTAAATACCAACTCACCTTCTTATAAATCGAACTATGAAGCCATGAAGCAAAAAGTTGCTGAGCTGGCTGAATGGATGCGGAAATCGCAATTTCAAGGAGAGGAAAAATATATTCAACGAACTAAGGCAAAGGGAAAACTTCTGGCGAGGGAGCGAATTGAATTGGTATTAGACCCGGATTCACCTTTCATGGAGTTGATGCCTTTAGCAGGTTGGGGAACCGATGATTTTTGTTTAGGTGGTACTTTGGTAGCAGGTTTAGGTTATGTATCCGGACGATTGTGTATGGTTACTGCCAATATAGGAACCATCAAAGGAGGAGCCATTGATTACACCACGTTGCAAAAGAGTATGCGATTGGCTGAAATTTCATTGGAGAATAAATTACCCACCATTAATATGGTTGAGTCGGCAGGAGCTAACTTGCCTGATCAGGCCAAAATTTTCAATTATGGTGGTTCCAGCTTTCGAGAAATCACTAGGCGTTCGGCCCAAAATATTCCAACTATTTCTGTTGTATTTGGCAACTCCACAGCCGGCGGTGCATATATTCCAGGAATGAGTGATTATACCATTTTTGTAAAGCAACAAGCCAAAGTTTTTTTAGCCGGTCCACCCTTAGTAAAAATGGCCACCAATGAAATTACGGATGACGAGAGTTTAGGTGGTGCAGAAATGCATAGCAGGGTTTCAGGAGTTTCGGATTATTTGGCTCAAGACGAAGCAGATGCTATTCGTATTGCGAGAGACATCATGGCCAATTTAGGAGAAGCCCCTGTTAATTTGCAAACTTACAGTGAGCCAATTTATGATTCAGAAGAAATATTGGGCGTTGTAAGTGCAGATCCACGAACTCCTTTTAATATCAAGGAACTAATTATGCGTTTTGTGGATGGCTCGGAATTTCATGAGTTTAAACCCGAATATGGTAATACCTTGGTATGTGGCTTTGCCAATGTGGGTGGCTACAAAATCGGGATTATAGGCAACAATGGTGTATTGTTTTCTGAATCTGCCAATAAAGGAGCCCAGTTTATTCAATTATGTAATCAAAATGATACCCCATTGCTTTTCCTTCAAAACATTACCGGATTTATGGTTGGCAAAAAATACGAGGAAGAAGGAATTATAAAACACGGGGCTAAAATGATCAATGCTGTTTCCAACTCCAAGGTTCCTGCAATAACAATTATTGTTGGTTCTTCATATGGTGCCGGAAATTATGCTATGTGCGGAAGAGCTTATAAGCCAAGGTTTTTATTTACCTATCCAAATTCCAAAATTGCAGTAATGGGTCCTGATCAACTTTCGGGAGTGATGGAGATTATTGCCAGAGAAGCAGCAGCCAAAGGCGGTTATACCTACGATGAGGAACAAGGTAAACAAATGAAACAATACATGGTTGCTGAGGCTGAAAAGCAAAACAATGCCTATTTCGCAAGTGGTCAAATTTGGGACGAAGGAATTATTGATCCCAGACAGACCCGAAACTATCTCAAATTTTGTTTATCCATTATCTATTCAGAACAACCTTTAGGCTCCAAGGAATTTGGTGTCTTTAGAATGTAA
- a CDS encoding HAD-IB family phosphatase — MTSRKKQLEDITFVFDFDSTLTQVEAFEELGEISLKGNPKRNQILHEIKHITDLGIDGEISFTESLKRRIALLGAEEKHLDILVNRLKKKISGSVKRNQRFFKDYGQQIIVISAGFKEFIDPILKPLGIPSERIYANTFKLDDQKKIVGFDDENELSKPDGKIYQLKKLNLQGNIYVIGDGYSDYQMREAGIAHKFFAYTENITRQKILSTADHITPSFDEFLYLNKIQGSISYPKNRISVLLENGLHPIAEQMFLEEGYQVKYFNKESLTSALSESTVLCLKESSLLNAVEVQTAKRLLCLGIAGSAGEEGLSDLSLRGTAVFHTPEAEAIGRAEYDLYKILKIAKSGEQGGKFLDEIKVGISGMGSEGKWLYQKLVGLGVEVMVWDSEKVYPNHVEGRLESFKSLLHSDVVVLCRHSNEKYPELKKSNFQSKTRFSLICSGGFKAIPYAIVVHLFQTQKCIQACMDAQLPEGWEKMRQLSINFPLDFSFQESISTTKTKFLAAKEMAQKLISYINTGNSNSSLNLPEMDLKTFPHAHRLLHIHRNVPGVLAEINSTFARHRLNISQQYLSTNNLVGYLVTDINKQYDSHVLEELKKVAATIRFRVLY, encoded by the coding sequence ATGACAAGCCGAAAGAAGCAACTAGAAGATATCACCTTTGTTTTTGATTTTGATAGCACCCTTACCCAGGTAGAGGCATTTGAGGAATTAGGCGAAATCTCATTAAAAGGGAATCCTAAAAGAAACCAAATTCTCCATGAAATCAAGCATATTACGGACTTGGGGATTGATGGAGAAATTAGTTTCACTGAATCATTAAAAAGACGAATCGCTTTATTGGGGGCTGAAGAAAAACACCTCGATATTTTAGTGAACAGACTCAAAAAAAAGATTTCAGGTTCAGTGAAGAGAAACCAACGGTTCTTTAAAGATTATGGGCAACAAATTATTGTCATATCGGCAGGTTTTAAGGAGTTTATTGATCCTATTTTAAAGCCTTTAGGTATTCCATCGGAGCGAATTTATGCCAATACTTTTAAGCTGGATGATCAAAAGAAAATTGTGGGATTTGATGATGAAAATGAATTGTCGAAACCGGATGGTAAAATTTACCAGTTAAAGAAGTTAAACCTGCAAGGCAATATTTATGTTATCGGTGATGGTTACAGCGATTATCAGATGCGGGAAGCCGGTATTGCACATAAATTTTTTGCCTATACCGAGAATATTACCCGACAAAAGATTCTTTCAACTGCCGATCATATTACTCCTAGTTTCGATGAATTTTTATATCTGAACAAAATTCAAGGTAGTATTTCTTATCCCAAGAATCGAATTTCAGTGTTATTGGAAAACGGTCTGCATCCTATTGCAGAACAAATGTTTTTGGAGGAAGGATATCAAGTGAAGTATTTCAATAAAGAAAGTTTGACTTCCGCCCTTTCCGAATCTACTGTTTTGTGTCTAAAGGAAAGTTCCTTGCTAAACGCTGTGGAAGTTCAAACGGCTAAACGATTGCTATGCCTGGGAATTGCAGGAAGTGCCGGTGAGGAAGGATTGTCCGATTTAAGCCTGAGAGGTACTGCAGTCTTCCACACACCGGAAGCAGAAGCCATAGGAAGAGCAGAATATGATTTGTATAAAATCCTAAAAATTGCCAAATCGGGAGAACAAGGAGGGAAATTCTTGGATGAAATTAAGGTGGGTATTTCCGGAATGGGAAGTGAAGGAAAATGGCTGTATCAGAAGTTAGTTGGGCTAGGAGTAGAGGTGATGGTTTGGGATTCAGAAAAGGTGTATCCCAACCATGTGGAAGGGAGGTTGGAAAGTTTTAAATCGCTACTTCATTCCGATGTGGTAGTGCTTTGCAGGCATTCAAACGAGAAGTACCCTGAATTGAAAAAATCAAATTTTCAATCAAAAACCAGGTTTAGTCTTATTTGCTCCGGCGGTTTTAAAGCCATACCTTATGCCATTGTGGTTCACTTATTCCAAACACAGAAATGTATACAAGCTTGCATGGATGCTCAACTTCCGGAAGGTTGGGAGAAAATGAGACAATTGTCCATTAATTTTCCCTTGGATTTCAGCTTTCAGGAATCCATTTCAACAACAAAAACCAAGTTTTTGGCTGCTAAGGAAATGGCACAAAAATTAATTTCTTATATCAATACCGGAAATTCCAATTCCAGCTTGAATTTGCCCGAAATGGATTTGAAGACCTTTCCTCATGCTCACCGCCTTCTCCATATTCATCGAAATGTTCCCGGGGTACTTGCCGAAATAAACAGCACTTTCGCCAGACACCGTTTAAATATTTCCCAACAATACTTATCTACCAACAACCTGGTGGGTTATCTTGTTACGGATATCAATAAACAGTACGATTCCCATGTTTTGGAAGAATTGAAAAAGGTTGCGGCCACTATTCGATTCCGAGTATTGTATTAA
- a CDS encoding periplasmic heavy metal sensor, which translates to MKHLAFILLCGLSLQTLAQGPTPALRNPATQTPLPPPPPAVDAADNQLSPEQKQKMKDLHLQLMKQALPLKNELREKEAHLQTLRTAANPDFNQISALMDEIGQLKTNLAKKREWMFLEFRKLLNEEQRILFDSNRKAFMKQARHHGKHPKQGNHGKPNRRGNNDVPMDDLED; encoded by the coding sequence ATGAAACATCTTGCATTTATCCTTCTTTGTGGGTTAAGTCTTCAAACTTTGGCTCAGGGACCAACTCCTGCTCTTCGAAATCCAGCCACTCAAACCCCTTTGCCTCCTCCACCTCCTGCAGTTGATGCGGCTGATAATCAATTAAGTCCGGAACAGAAACAAAAAATGAAGGACCTGCATTTGCAATTAATGAAGCAAGCCTTGCCGCTTAAAAATGAATTGCGCGAAAAAGAAGCGCATTTGCAAACCCTTCGCACTGCCGCCAATCCTGATTTTAACCAAATTTCCGCCCTAATGGATGAAATTGGTCAATTGAAAACCAATTTGGCAAAAAAGCGGGAATGGATGTTTTTGGAATTTCGTAAATTATTGAACGAGGAGCAACGCATACTTTTTGATTCGAATCGGAAGGCCTTTATGAAACAGGCTCGCCACCATGGTAAGCACCCTAAACAAGGCAACCATGGCAAACCTAATCGCCGCGGTAACAACGATGTTCCGATGGATGATTTAGAAGATTAG